From Toxorhynchites rutilus septentrionalis strain SRP chromosome 2, ASM2978413v1, whole genome shotgun sequence, a single genomic window includes:
- the LOC129769139 gene encoding uncharacterized protein LOC129769139: MSALELLKGYGSDEDTEEEDFMGFAEEPESDRFPLKTFLLEKYGPDAIQQPVQNSDESTENAMECSSSEGEEVDSDGSFFATQNRKWNRTKKEIRKAKIAKNRRLAHKLISATCGCRKNCDQIVSKDERAIIHDQFWKLDQAGQTNFIRENVHRSSQPLRLRNRFTAKNPKKSCSYIFSFRLLNGTDVRVCRKLFLNTIGYGDNCGNIIYRSVASDFEGNPKPSKRGKYERSQQKHEAVKSHILTYNPSISHYRRAHAPNRYYLPSDLTGVSMHNNYQESTPPDLKVNYSFYSHVMSSMNISLVKLGNEQCEACVAATLHQSTAEHTDEENFTAVCSTCKSHVEHLRLASMSRSAYKDDGDKIRSKEVVFAVDLQKVIQLPRLEGIKSIVFTQRLLAYNETFAPVHNYSKAFPVIACVWDESTSGRSAGDITSCFDKVVDWCCSNGLEKVTFWLDNCSNQNKNWNLFLYLTLLLNAKETTVKQLTLKFFESGHTFMAADSFHAAVEKAMRNGEPVCTFPEFKRVVQKAKSNVVVEDMSVNDFFEMKMTVSQYTLTNCKPRPYIENIRKIIFEKGSYEMNYSSAVNDSEKMHSCCIMSKKQMKIVIHKDFNLANILTRRKDPAGITTDRKKALLNAILPVIKEEQKLFWNNLPEQ; encoded by the exons ATGTCTGCATTGGAATTATTGAAAGGATACGGCAGTGATGAAGatacagaagaagaagatttcatGGGATTTGCTGAAGAACCCGAAAGTGACAGGTTTCCGCTGAAAACGTTCCTTTTGGAAAAATACGGTCCGGACGCAATTCAACAACCGGTTCAAAATTCAGATGAATCAACAGAAAATGCAATGGAATGCTCGAGTTCAGAAGGGGAAGAGGTGGATTCCGACGGAAGTTTTTTTGCAACCCAGAACAGGAAGTGGAACCGAACCAAAAAAGAAATAAGAAAAGCAAAGATCGCGAAGAATCGCCGGCTGGCTCACAAATTGATCAGCGCAACATGCGGTTGCCGAAAGAATTGTGACCAGATTGTGTCCAAGGACGAACGTGCAATTATTCATGATCAGTTCTGGAAACTCGATCAAGCCGGTCAAACcaatttcatcagagaaaatgTGCATCGTAGCTCACAACCACTCCGACTAAGGAATCGATTCACtgcaaaaaatccgaaaaagaGCTGTTCATATATTTTCAGCTTCCGTCTGTTGAATGGAACGGATGTTCGTGTATGTCGTAAGTTGTTCTTGAACACGATTGGATATGGAGATAACTGTGG AAACATTATATATCGATCTGTCGCGAGCGATTTTGAAGGAAACCCTAAACCGTCCAAGCGTGGAAAATACGAGAGAAGCCAACAGAAACACGAAGCAGTAAAATCACACATCTTAACTTACAACCCAAGTATTTCGCACTACCGACGAGCCCACGCGCCGAACCGGTATTATCTGCCTTCAGATTTAACCGGAGTTTCCATGCACAACAACTATCAAGAATCGACTCCTCCTGACCTCAAGGTCAATTATTCTTTCTACTCACATGTAATGTCGAGCATGAACATTTCATTGGTTAAATTAGGAAACGAGCAATGCGAGGCCTGTGTCGCGGCCACATTACACCAGAGTACAGCCGAGCATACCGACGAAGAGAATTTTACTGCAGTGTGTTCGACATGCAAATCGCATGTGGAGCATTTGCGATTGGCATCTATGTCCAGATCGGCGTACAAGGACGACGGCGACAAAATCCGCTCAAAAGAGGTTGTATTTGCAGTTGACCTCCAGAAG GTTATCCAGCTTCCCCGTCTAGAAGGCATAAAGTCGATAGTCTTTACACAACGCTTATTAGCATACAACGAAACTTTCGCGCCggttcacaattattcaaaagCGTTTCCCGTTATTGCCTGTGTATGGGACGAATCGACTTCAGGAAGGTCAGCTGGTGACATTACGAGCTgcttcgacaaagttgtggACTGGTGCTGCAGCAATGGCTTGGAAAAAGTTACGTTCTGGCTGGACAATTGTTCCAACCAGAACaaaaattggaatttgttcCTTTATCTGACCCTTCTGCTGAATGCAAAGGAAACTACAGTGAAGCAACTAACTCTAAAGTTCTTCGAATCCGGTCATACGTTTATGGCAGCGGATTCGTTTCACGCTGCTGTGGAAAAAGCAATGCGAAATGGTGAGCCGGTATGCACATTTCCTGAATTCAAACGAGTTGTACAAAAAGCGAAAAGTAACGTTGTTGTGGAAGATATGTCGGtcaatgatttttttgagatgaAAATGACGGTTTCGCAGTATACGTTAACTAACTGCAAGCCACGTCCTTATATCGAGAATATCAGGAAAATCATTTTCGAAAAAGGCAGCTACGAAATGAACTACAGCAGCGCTGTGAATGACAGCGAAAAAATGCATTCTTGTTGCATCATGTCTAAGAAGCAGATGAAGATCGTTATCCATAAGGATTTCAATTTGGCGAATATCCTAACGCGTCGTAAAGATCCAGCTGGTATAACTACCGACCGTAAGAAGGCGCTGTTGAATGCTATTTTGCCAGTTATCAAAGAGGAGCAGAAGCTGTTTTGGAATAACCTTCCTGAGCAATAA